The sequence CGCTTACCTATGAACAGGTTATTCAGCAAGACATCGCCGTTATGGATCTAGCTGCTTTTGCGCTGTGTCGTGAGCACGCTATGCCGATAAGAGTATTTGATATGTTAAAACCGGGTGCGCTTGAGCGCATTATAGCCGGGAAAGATGAAGGCACCCTGGTGTCAAAAGGAGAGGCTTAAAATGTTATCTGAAATTCGAAGTGATGCCGATAGTCGCATGCAAAAAAGTGTCGATACCTTGGTGACCAATTTTGCCAAGATTCGTACCGGCCGTGCCCACCCAAGTATTCTGGATTCGGTCAAGGTCGATTACTATGGCTCAGAGGTGCCGATTAGTCAGGTGGCCAATATCAATGTTGAAGATGCGCGTACCCTTACTGTTCAGCCTTGGGAGCAACCCATGCTGCAAAAAATTGAAAAAGCCATCATGATGTCAGATTTAGGGATTAACCCGGTCACGACTGGTAATATGATGCGTATTCCAATGCCGATGCTGACAGAAGAACGTCGTAAAGAATTTGCTAAATTAGCGCGTTCGGAAGCAGAAAATGCCAAGGTTGCGATTCGTAATATTCGACGTGATGCCAATGGCGATGTCAAAAACCTCTTGAAAGATAAAGAGATTACCGAGGACGAAGCACGTCGCTCTGATGATGACATTCAAAAGTTGACGGATAAGTATGTGGCTCAGGTTGATAGCTTGTTGGCAGAGAAGGAAGCCTCATTGCTGGAAATTTAAGTCGAATTTTGTGCGTGTTTAGGGCATAATCTTACAATTCGTGATAAAAATAGCGGCCCATTTTTGGGCCGTTATTCTATTTAGCTAAATGGGATGAATTGTTTGACACACCTCACTAATCAATTAGTATCTAATACTGCACCTCATATTCCCAAGCACATTGGCATTATTATGGATGGTAATGGGCGTTGGGCCAAAAAACGATTCTTACCACGCTATGTAGGTCATCAAAAGGGACGCAGTGCGGTTAGAAAAGTCATCGAAGCCGCCATGAACCGGGGCGTTCATGCTTTAACGCTATTCGCATTTAGCACTGAGAATTGGCGCAGGCCTGCTGATGAAGTCTCTAAACTGATGGCGATGTTTCTCAATGCCTTGCAAAAAGAAGTCGATACCCTGCATCAACATAATGTGCGTTTACGCGTAATTGGTGATAAATCAGGCTTTTCGCCTGACATTCAAAGCTATATTGAGCGTGCAGAAACCTTAACGCAAAACAACACCGCTTTGCATTTAACGATTGCAGCCAATTATGGCGGGCGTGCTGATATTGTCAGCGCTGTTCAGGCCTGGCAGTTGGCGCACCCTGAGCATACACTTGACCAATTGACTCCTGATAGTTTGCAGCCGTTTTTAAGTCTGGCCGATTTGCCGGAACCAGATTTGCTTATTCGTACCGGTGGGGAAGAGCGGATCAGTAATTTTATGATTTGGCAAATGGCCTATGCCGAGTTTTATTTCACCCCAACACTGTGGCCGGATTTTAACGAAGTTGAGTTTGATAAAGCGCTGGCGTCTTTTGCAAAGCGTCAACGTCGTTTTGGTCAAACCGGCGAGCAGGTTGCGCAATGTTAATACCCCGGATTATTACTGCATTAGTTTTATTGGTATTAGCAGGCCTGGCACTCTTTGTCGCGGATGAAACCTGGTGGCCTTACATTGTGCTGGGTGTGGTTGCTCTGGCGGCGTGGGAATGGCCTAATTTGTATGGCATGCGTGCTGAAATGCTTAAGATCAGCTACAGCCTCGTGGTGGTAAGCTGTGTATGGGGTTTGTGGCAACTGGATTTAGCCTCTTGGCTCTATGGTTTGGTCCTGATTCAATTGCTTGCTATCGGCTATGGAGTAGGGCGGTATCAGCGCGCTAAGGGGCAAGTATATGTGTACCAACACCTCTTTGTTGCAATGACCTTAGGCGCGATCTTTATTTCAGCATTAGGACTAGCGCTGATTGAATTACGGTTAAGTTTTTCCGTCGCCCTGTTGCTGTATGCGATGGCTTTAGTCTGGATTATGGATACCGGTGCCTACTTTGCTGGACGTCAATGGGGAAGGCGCAAGTTAGCGATTTATGTTAGTCCGGGTAAAAGTTGGGAAGGCGTTTGGGGTGGTTTAGTCCTTGTCACGGTTTTTGCTGCATTTGTGGCCTTTAGTGGGGGACTTAGTTACCTTACCGGTGAGGCAGTTATTCACAGTCTAGCCTTTATTTTATTGAGTGTGTTGGTTGCGTTTGTATCAGTGGGGGGCGACCTGTTTGAAAGTCTATTAAAACGTCAGTCTGGGATCAAGGATAGCAGTGGTCTATTACCCGGCCATGGCGGTGTATTGGATCGAGTCGATAGTTTATTAATTGCATTACCCTTGTTTTGGGTGGGTTGGACATGGTTAGTAGCGTAATTTGGTCTATTCTGGGTTTTATCGTCTTAATCGGTGTATTAGTCACCATTCATGAATGGGGCCATTATGCGGTTGGACGCTGGTTTAAAGTAAAAGCCGAGGTATTTTCTGTTGGGTTTGGTAAACCGATTTGGACTCGTCAAGTCGGCGAGACGCAATTCCAATTAGCCGCTATTCCATTAGGCGGCTATGTTCGTTTTTTGGATGAGCGCAATGGCCCGGTGGCAGTTGAAGAACAGCACCGTGCTTTTAATCGCCAATCCGTTTATAAACGTTTTGCTATCGTGGCAGCCGGGCCGGCGATTAATCTCGTGTTTGCTTGGCTGTTATATGTGTTTATTTACTCCGTGGGTGTGGCACAACCTAAAGCGATCTTCGTGGTGGACAATCCAGCCTCTGCGGTAGGCCAGGCTATGTCATCGCTAACTTTATCAACGCAAGCTGATAATCTTGAGCAGCAGGCCTGGTGGATTACGCAAATAGAGGGGCGCGATATTTATGGCTGGCAAGGCGTGTCACAAGCACTGGTACAAGGGCTGATTAATCAGCGTGCTAGCCTAAACCTGACGCTCTCTCCCGATGTCACGGCGGACAGTCCACAACAGCTTGTTTATGTAGACTTACCTATTGGTCAGCTAAATATTAATGATTTTAGTGCCGAAAGTTTGTTTGAATTGGGTTGGACTCGTTACTTGCCAAGTTTACCCGCTAAACTGGACCGAGTTATTGCAGGCAGTCCCGCTGAACAAGCCGGTTTGCGCACGGGAGATCTGATTGAGCGGGTGAATGATGATTGGGTGATTAGCTGGCAGGCTTTAGTGGCCTGGGTGCACGCTAATCCGGGTCAGTCCGCAGAAATAACCTATCGTCGTGATGGTGCAGAGTTTAATACTTGGGTACAATTAGCCGAATTGAATGTCAATGGTGAGCGTCGTGGTCAGTTGGGAGCGAGCGTTTACCAAGATCCAGAATTGATTAAACAGTATCAACAGACTCAGCAGCTGGGCTTATGGGCGGCATCCTTAGCAGGCTATGAGCAGACGAAGGCCTTGATTAACATGACCTTAACGATGCTGAAACGGATGGTTTTAGGTGAAGTCAGTCTAAGCCATTTGTCTGGACCGATTAGTATTGCTGATTTTTCTGGTCAAGCTATCCAGTCAGGCTGGGTGCAGTTTTTAACCCTAATGGCATTGCTGAGTTTAAGCTTAGGTATTTTGAATTTATTGCCGGTTCCCATGTTGGATGGGGGGCATTTAACTTATTATGTATATGAAATGATACGTGGCAAGCCCGTAAGCGAAGGCTTTGAGATGGCAGCGCAGCGTGTTGGATTTTTAATGATTGCAGGCTTGACGCTTCTGGCGATTTCCAATGACCTGCTAAGGCTATCAAATGGATAAAATGATTACTCGGTACTTCAAACCTAAATTGCTGGCAACCCTGTGTGCATTAAGTTTTGCATCTGCGGCCGTCGCTGAAGATTTTGTTATAAGTGATATCCAAGTACAAGGTACCGAACGTATCGGGTTTGAAACCCTCAACACCTATCTTCCTGTTCGAGTCGGTGAAACCCTAACACTGGGTTTAGAGCAGGAAAGTATTCGTGCATTATTTCGAACCGGCTTTTTTAATGATATTGCCCTGTTTCGCGGTGACAATAACGAGTTAATTATTCAAGTGGTCGAGCGACCC comes from Thiomicrospira aerophila AL3 and encodes:
- the frr gene encoding ribosome recycling factor, whose protein sequence is MLSEIRSDADSRMQKSVDTLVTNFAKIRTGRAHPSILDSVKVDYYGSEVPISQVANINVEDARTLTVQPWEQPMLQKIEKAIMMSDLGINPVTTGNMMRIPMPMLTEERRKEFAKLARSEAENAKVAIRNIRRDANGDVKNLLKDKEITEDEARRSDDDIQKLTDKYVAQVDSLLAEKEASLLEI
- the uppS gene encoding polyprenyl diphosphate synthase, with protein sequence MNCLTHLTNQLVSNTAPHIPKHIGIIMDGNGRWAKKRFLPRYVGHQKGRSAVRKVIEAAMNRGVHALTLFAFSTENWRRPADEVSKLMAMFLNALQKEVDTLHQHNVRLRVIGDKSGFSPDIQSYIERAETLTQNNTALHLTIAANYGGRADIVSAVQAWQLAHPEHTLDQLTPDSLQPFLSLADLPEPDLLIRTGGEERISNFMIWQMAYAEFYFTPTLWPDFNEVEFDKALASFAKRQRRFGQTGEQVAQC
- a CDS encoding phosphatidate cytidylyltransferase; this translates as MLIPRIITALVLLVLAGLALFVADETWWPYIVLGVVALAAWEWPNLYGMRAEMLKISYSLVVVSCVWGLWQLDLASWLYGLVLIQLLAIGYGVGRYQRAKGQVYVYQHLFVAMTLGAIFISALGLALIELRLSFSVALLLYAMALVWIMDTGAYFAGRQWGRRKLAIYVSPGKSWEGVWGGLVLVTVFAAFVAFSGGLSYLTGEAVIHSLAFILLSVLVAFVSVGGDLFESLLKRQSGIKDSSGLLPGHGGVLDRVDSLLIALPLFWVGWTWLVA
- the rseP gene encoding RIP metalloprotease RseP, which encodes MVSSVIWSILGFIVLIGVLVTIHEWGHYAVGRWFKVKAEVFSVGFGKPIWTRQVGETQFQLAAIPLGGYVRFLDERNGPVAVEEQHRAFNRQSVYKRFAIVAAGPAINLVFAWLLYVFIYSVGVAQPKAIFVVDNPASAVGQAMSSLTLSTQADNLEQQAWWITQIEGRDIYGWQGVSQALVQGLINQRASLNLTLSPDVTADSPQQLVYVDLPIGQLNINDFSAESLFELGWTRYLPSLPAKLDRVIAGSPAEQAGLRTGDLIERVNDDWVISWQALVAWVHANPGQSAEITYRRDGAEFNTWVQLAELNVNGERRGQLGASVYQDPELIKQYQQTQQLGLWAASLAGYEQTKALINMTLTMLKRMVLGEVSLSHLSGPISIADFSGQAIQSGWVQFLTLMALLSLSLGILNLLPVPMLDGGHLTYYVYEMIRGKPVSEGFEMAAQRVGFLMIAGLTLLAISNDLLRLSNG